The DNA sequence AAATCGAATTTATTAGCTTCAAGATCAGAATCCTCGCATGTTTGAGGAACAAAATTTGGACTGCAGCCTTTCATTTCATCTTTTGGATCAACCCTTCGATACCCTTGTGGGCATTTGCAAGATGGTCTATGATTTTCGTCAGTTTCACAATAGCTATTATACCCACATACTCCACTTCCTAACCCACCAACTATTCTATCACAGATATTTGAAGGAATGAAATCTGAGAGACTAATCCAAGACTTACCCTCAGGAGTAGCGTTCTCGCTCTTTGGATACACATATTGCCTGAAAACACCATCGTAATCCAGAATGGCTCGATGGTAGAAACCTTCATTTGAATAAGAACTGGAGGAGATTAAATTGCTTATAATAGTTCCATTTTTTGCAGAGATATAAACAGAGCCAGATAGATTAAAAACAAGCTGGAACCCAGAATTTACAGTGTCACTTGCCCAATAAGCCGTCCCAAGAGCACCCAAAGGGGCAATTCTTGTGTAAAGCACGAGATTCCCATCAGGTTgcatagaaaattgaaatctcCCCTCTGAGAAATTAGTGGCTGATTGACTCGCAATGAGCGATTTCTGGTTCATAATCTGTGATGGTAAAATGGTATCAGTGGGTTCGTCAAAGGATTGCCACAAAATTTGGGAATCACTGGAAGCGAGGACGAAGTTTCCGGTATCGAGCATGGCAGCATAAGAAACTAGTGTTCGATTATCACTTGGTGCATTTGCGCTCCATACTTGGTTGCCTGTTCTTGAGTTCTTGAGCAGGAGCTGACCAGGAGAGGTGAGTTGGACAGTGGATCCGCCGGGCACCAGTTCGTTTCGATTGGCCGACCAGACCACAGTTCTTTCTGGGATTTTGTTGAACCAAATGGCTAAGAGAAAGCCGTCGCTTCCAAACTGTAAGAAGCCGAAAGCGAAGTCGCCGGAGGGAGAGGACCAGTAATCGCCATTGTTGGTTCTGGTGCGTGGATTTGCAGTGAGAGATGAACCCAGAGTTATGTTTTTGTGGCGCTGAGAAATGGACAAGGAtggcagaagaagaagaagaagaagaagaacagggaaagaagaagaagaagaagaagaagaagaagaagaagaagccattgAATGTGAAGCAATATGGGAAGATGAGTCCATATATAAGAAGGGAAGTGCCGAGTCTTTGACTCAGTCtgaatatttgtttcttttaatttgactTTGACGTATGGCTTactataaatgttttttaagattaataaaaatatctcggtctcaaaaatacccttaaattttttaaaatgtcaagAATACCCTTGCGAtccttttaactttaaaaagttttattaatacccttcaatttttttttttaacaaatttagaaatacTTTTTATGGTTAATactgtgtttaaaaaatatagaaaattttaaaggtaacattaacattttatacctttataaaaaaaattatttttgtcgGCATTTATAGACGAAAATTGTCTATCGaccttttataaattattaatgttactttaaaaagtatgagtattttttatgataaatatatatatttttattattaagttGAAGGgtgttaataaattttttttaaatttaagcgaatttttaaaatagaatactaaccctttttcatttgaaaaagagttttttattttttattttttttaagtttaagagtattattgaaactgttaataaagtaattttagACAAGAAtacaacaaatatatatatatatatatatattttagtttaagagtattattgaaaccgttaataaagtaattttagacaagaatacaataaatatttttattaatttataattatccTGAATTGGATTAAGTAGAAAGTAATCGACTCGTGTTGCATGATAGACTCAAGAAATGAAGAACCAAGATGGATTAGGTTGTAGTTAATCTCTAACCATGGTTCTCGTCTTAGCCACTTCCGCCCTACGTAATGCTATCTTTGAATTTATAATGACTCAAACCCATCACTAGTAgattttgtcttctttaggcttttctttcttaacttctcctcaaggttttaaaatacatgtactaaaaagaggtttttacactcttataaggaaagtttcgttcccatctccaactgAGGTGGGACTTCACATAGTTtgtatgaaatattattatgcTCGGTTAATTCATTATCGTCGTGctttattatgaaaaatcTTCATGGTATCACATCTGTGTCTGTTTCGGCCTTATCATTTAAAGCGcttaatatcatatcatagttCTAAATTCCACATGAATGCTTCCATTTAGACATATATAAATGAGTTATCAGTTGTGGGATGTATGCATGTGTAAGTAAGGCCAACTAGAACTTGAGTTTGAGAAGGAATGGCATTTTTTCTGAGAAGGGTGGATCAGAATATTTTCCAGTGAGTATTTGTGATGAAACATACTGATTTGCAGCTTCTGTATAATGAATTCCGTCCCAATTGATGTACTCCGAGCTATCGTCGCATCCTTTCGCCGTCACCAGCGTCCCGTTTAACATCTTCGTGTGTCCGCACACGATTCGACTGTCGTAATTGAGCGGTGGACCTCCATAGCCACAACAAGCCATAATAGGTTGCTCAAAACCTGCCATGTCAAAATGCAGCAAGGCATCAGATTTTACAGGATTGACAGAAAATGAAGCTAAAGTACAGCAAGACGGCCAACCGAGTCGTGAATAATTGGCGATGAGATTCGATTTTATCGAGTAGATATCGACGTATGTGACGTTGCCATCTGAATATTGGCCCTGCAGTTTTTTACAGAGAGCATGAAGCTGTAAATTGAAGAGTTTGGCGGCTTGGTTGTGTGAACTGACGCATCCAAATTCATCAAGCTTTGATGGGTCTGTTCCAAATTTAGCAACGTTCTGAGCCAAGCATCCTAAAGGACCCGTGTTGTGAATCCAAAAATTTCTCGCCCCTTCGTCGTACAGTTTCTGAAAAATAGGCAAAAAGAATGATGAAGTAATGACCGAACGGGATTACGCACACCTCGATTGTTCTCACGAGACAACCACCTGACTCTAGTTCATTTGGATTGCTAAGGAAACTCGTAGATAGCCATCATTATTTGATCTCGTTCCATCTAACCCTTATTGATAATACAACTATAAAGTCTCATCCTACAGAATATAGTAAACGAACTCGAACCATTATGTTTTCCATGTATTTTACTTGGTGATACCTGAGTTAAGTTTTGACCAACACGAGAGTATTGTATTCAGCTAGCGTCGGACTCTACTTTCATTAACTTCGACTAATCTTATAGAACAACCACAATCTACAACATTCGAGGTTGCATTAACCTCTTAAAATGTTAGTGTCCTAAATAAGTAGCCACCTGCGACCACTAGACGTGTTCAGAAATAGTaacggtgagatctcacatcacttgtagagaggaacaaaacattctttataagggtgtggaaacctcttactagcagacgcgttttgaaaGCCTTGAGGAAGAACTtgaaagggaaatcccaaggaggacaatatcggctagcggtaggcttgggtcgttagaaatggtataagagccagacaccaggcgatgtgtcaacgaggagtctaagccccgaaggaggtggacacgaggcggtgtgccagtaaggacgctgggccccgaaaagggtggtggattggggatcccacatcaattagagaagggaacgagtgccaacgaggacgctgggcctcaaagggggtggattgtgagatcccacatcgatcgaAGAGGGgagcgaaacattctttacaagggtgtgaaaacctctccctagcagacacgttttaaaaacctgaagggaaacccgaaaggaaaagtccaaagagaacaatatttactagcggtgggcttggatcgTTTCAGTATCTAACAAAAATGATTGCCAgagaagctcggaagggaaagcccaaagaggacaatatctgctagcagtgggcttgggccgttacaaatggtatcagagctagacaccggacgatatgctagcgaggaggctaagccccgaaggaagtggattggggtcccacgtcaattagagaagggaacgagtgcaaGCAAAtacgctgagccccgaagggggtggattgtgagatcccacatccgattggagaggggaacgaaacattctttacaagggtgtagaaacctctccctagcaaacacgttttaaaaacctgaaggaaacccgaaagggaaaaccgaaagggaaaacccaaagagaacaatatctactagtggtgggcttggatcgCTTCAGTACCTAAATGCTTCTAACAAAAATTATCGTTTATAACTGAAGCCATCATCAGCCACCAACAAATCACACAAAAACTAGCTTCCAGAACACTCAAAATCAAGTTCAATACCCAAATCTAACACAAAATCAAGCAGGTAAAACCACATCTAAACAAAATCATCATCGAGCCAAGATAACTTAGAAAGAAGCCATTGAGTCTAACCTGAACTCCACTCTCAAATTCAGATAAAATTGCAGGTATAGAGGCAAGAATTTGGTCCAAAGTTTTGGAATAAAATGCACCAGCAAGATCATTCTGCCCAATATCAAACATGTAAAGCCCCTTTTGGAAGTAATCATCAGCTGGTAGGTACTTATCAAGTTTCTTACCACCTAAAGAAAGCAGCAGAAATGATCACAAAACAGTGAAAATGGTTGTTTGTTCTTGAGATCATTCACAATCTATCATACCTTTGCCTGCTCGAAGCTCAAGAACTTTAGCTTTGAAATGAAGAAACTGATTCACCTGAACCCCAAATGAAAAAGGGCAAAAAGAAGTAGCTGTTGCGGGAAGAATAGTCGAGCCTGCAGCCGCATAATTGCACCCCTTGCGAAAATTTGGTGCGCCAAGGGAATCAAGATACGCATTCAAGTAAGGCATATCCATCGCATCCACTGCAAAAACATTGCAAACCAACGAGAGAGGAAAcggttagatgaacacgactctccacaatggtatgatattgtgcactttgagcataaactctcgtagctttgctttggggttctccaaaaggcctcgtaccaatagagatagtatgatcattccctaaattagccgatgagccaacgtgggactttcatccaacacctccccttgaacaaagtatgtCTCTCCTTAATCAAGCctcaactcctttttctttttggagtcttagtcaagTTTTCAAGACTcacaatactttgttcgacatttgaggattctattgacatgactaagtttagggcatgactagttagatgaacacggctctctacaatggtatgatattgttcactttaagcctgctttggacttccccaaaaagcctaATAACAATGGAGATGATCCTTTCCTAAATTAGGGAAATGCGAGATTGGAGAGACGAAAactgaaaaccctaatcgcagaaaagaaaatcaattccagagagaaaaaaggatCCAAGAAGAACAGAAACGTACAGAGAAAATCAACGATGAGGCGGCCATCGGAGTATCTCCCAGAGGGATGTCCGAAGAAGCGGTGGCCGTAGGGGGGGTAGATGTTCTCAATGGCAGCACCGACAACGCAACCGGTGTCGGAGTTGGAGTCGCCGAAGTTGAAAACCGCGGGGCTGGAGAAAGGGTTGGATGTGGCGGCGGAAACgcagaggaggaggaggaggtgggtGAGGGCCGC is a window from the Cucurbita pepo subsp. pepo cultivar mu-cu-16 chromosome LG07, ASM280686v2, whole genome shotgun sequence genome containing:
- the LOC111798537 gene encoding GDSL esterase/lipase At1g54790-like isoform X1; this translates as MPHSNSTTPLPPPSMAALTHLLLLLCVSAATSNPFSSPAVFNFGDSNSDTGCVVGAAIENIYPPYGHRFFGHPSGRYSDGRLIVDFLLDAMDMPYLNAYLDSLGAPNFRKGCNYAAAGSTILPATATSFCPFSFGVQVNQFLHFKAKVLELRAGKGGKKLDKYLPADDYFQKGLYMFDIGQNDLAGAFYSKTLDQILASIPAILSEFESGVQKLYDEGARNFWIHNTGPLGCLAQNVAKFGTDPSKLDEFGCVSSHNQAAKLFNLQLHALCKKLQGQYSDGNVTYVDIYSIKSNLIANYSRLGWPSCCTLASFSVNPVKSDALLHFDMAGFEQPIMACCGYGGPPLNYDSRIVCGHTKMLNGTLVTAKGCDDSSEYINWDGIHYTEAANQYVSSQILTGKYSDPPFSEKMPFLLKLKF
- the LOC111798537 gene encoding GDSL esterase/lipase At1g54790-like isoform X2 — encoded protein: MPHSNSTTPLPPPSMAALTHLLLLLCVSAATSNPFSSPAVFNFGDSNSDTGCVVGAAIENIYPPYGHRFFGHPSGRYSDGRLIVDFLLDAMDMPYLNAYLDSLGAPNFRKGCNYAAAGSTILPATATSFCPFSFGVQVNQFLHFKAKVLELRAGKGGKKLDKYLPADDYFQKGLYMFDIGQNDLAGAFYSKTLDQILASIPAILSEFESGVQKLYDEGARNFWIHNTGPLGCLAQNVAKFGTDPSKLDEFGCVSSHNQAAKLFNLQLHALCKKLQGQYSDGNVTYVDIYSIKSNLIANYSRLGFEQPIMACCGYGGPPLNYDSRIVCGHTKMLNGTLVTAKGCDDSSEYINWDGIHYTEAANQYVSSQILTGKYSDPPFSEKMPFLLKLKF